Proteins from one Bacteroides zhangwenhongii genomic window:
- a CDS encoding outer membrane beta-barrel protein, with protein sequence MHTILYAQQTRTVKGRVQTLEAGSDKLQSLPSASVVVLQKEDSTFVKGTTSDKNGRFVLKYQPQNRRQYLLKVSFMGMESAYRILSDSLSVNVGAVTLKDDDIQIGEVTITGKLKEVEMKGDTTVINAAAYKTPEGSYLEDLVKRVPGLVYNKKDHSLTYNGQAISEINVNGESFFSGDKKTALENLPANLISKLKVYDKKSKEEEFTGISSGEKKYVLDLQTKDELNKTWLTNATVGYGNNKKKDLEGQVNYFNKNGENLSFMARSTNRYQNSTYKDNINNSVGLNMTRKFGKKFSLTGNVNYDLNRNGNITSMYREQYLTSGNQYSASANEGTSKSRSMNSSLMGEWKVDKRTRIHFNGSFGLSPNENESSNQSASFDAPPNVNHESLFADFESIPKDMKVNRSENRSASENKSNRYNWMIGIMRRLNEKGTTLGLNVTNSDSWGDNESFSLSQTTYFKLKDKNGNDSVLYRNQYIKSPQTNNQWRVGVSFTQPIGKKVHFRAAYNWNTQYERDNRDTYELSSMTNRDSFGDLPTGYEAGYVDSLSNRSHSRSNGHDLNVGFNYSDDTWMFNASLGVTPQKRTIDRKVGKLYADTTMRMIDYQPMIWLSWRKKKMRVSLNYNGRTRQPSLSDLMPLTDNSDPLYITRGNPDLKQMFMHTMHVSFQHPSKGISANLGWQMEKNSVTQVVLYDVQTGGRETYPININGNWNTYGSADWWKRFGHFSLKLSTSGRHSNRVSMINEDRSQQPEKSTTRDTGLNCEMEASYQPTWGGFDFSTSWDYQYSLNSLNDNNTYTRYYNFRFDGYVDFPFGLQLRTDAGYILRSGTNIQKGEDDEIVWNARATWRFLKQRKAELSAYWADILGKRKSYARMATSDGFYESRTQEIKGYFIVTFKYNFRLMM encoded by the coding sequence ATGCATACAATTTTATATGCTCAACAGACGAGAACTGTCAAAGGCAGAGTACAGACGTTGGAAGCAGGAAGTGATAAGCTACAGTCTTTACCTTCAGCTAGTGTTGTTGTCTTGCAAAAGGAGGATTCCACTTTTGTGAAAGGTACGACAAGTGATAAGAACGGTCGTTTTGTTCTTAAATATCAGCCGCAGAACAGAAGGCAATATTTGTTGAAAGTCTCCTTCATGGGAATGGAATCCGCATACCGCATATTAAGTGATTCGCTGTCTGTGAATGTTGGGGCGGTCACACTGAAGGATGATGATATACAAATCGGGGAAGTGACAATCACGGGAAAATTGAAAGAAGTGGAGATGAAGGGAGATACTACCGTTATCAATGCTGCTGCCTATAAAACTCCCGAAGGTTCTTATCTGGAGGATCTGGTGAAACGTGTTCCGGGATTGGTGTATAATAAGAAAGATCATTCGTTAACCTACAACGGTCAGGCTATCAGTGAAATCAATGTCAATGGAGAATCCTTTTTCTCGGGGGATAAGAAAACGGCGCTCGAAAATCTGCCGGCAAACTTGATTAGCAAGCTGAAAGTATATGATAAGAAATCAAAAGAAGAAGAGTTTACCGGAATCAGTTCTGGAGAGAAAAAGTATGTGCTTGATCTTCAGACTAAAGATGAACTGAACAAGACTTGGCTGACGAATGCGACGGTAGGATATGGAAATAATAAAAAGAAGGACCTGGAAGGACAGGTGAACTATTTTAATAAGAACGGGGAGAACCTCTCTTTTATGGCCCGTTCTACCAATCGCTATCAGAATAGCACTTATAAGGACAATATCAATAACTCTGTCGGGCTGAATATGACGCGCAAGTTCGGCAAGAAGTTTTCTTTGACCGGAAATGTGAACTATGACTTGAACCGGAATGGAAATATCACTTCCATGTACAGGGAACAATATTTGACGAGTGGCAATCAGTATTCGGCTTCTGCCAATGAGGGTACTTCGAAAAGCCGGTCTATGAATTCGAGTCTGATGGGAGAATGGAAAGTCGATAAGCGTACGCGCATACATTTCAACGGGAGTTTCGGGCTTTCTCCCAACGAGAATGAGAGCAGTAATCAGAGTGCTTCTTTTGATGCTCCTCCTAATGTGAATCATGAGAGTCTGTTTGCTGATTTTGAATCTATACCTAAGGATATGAAAGTCAATCGTAGTGAAAACCGTTCGGCTTCGGAAAATAAATCCAATCGTTATAATTGGATGATTGGGATTATGAGGCGTTTGAATGAGAAAGGAACTACATTAGGACTGAATGTTACAAATTCAGATTCATGGGGAGATAATGAGAGTTTTTCGCTGTCTCAGACTACTTATTTCAAGCTGAAAGACAAGAATGGGAATGATTCGGTACTTTATCGAAACCAATATATAAAGTCTCCTCAGACAAATAATCAGTGGAGGGTAGGAGTCAGCTTTACTCAACCGATTGGCAAGAAGGTGCATTTCCGGGCAGCATATAATTGGAATACACAGTATGAACGGGACAACCGTGATACGTATGAATTGTCTTCCATGACAAACCGGGATTCTTTCGGTGATTTGCCTACAGGTTATGAGGCGGGGTATGTGGATAGTTTAAGTAATAGGAGTCATAGCCGCAGTAATGGGCACGACTTGAATGTAGGCTTCAATTATTCGGATGATACTTGGATGTTTAATGCTTCGTTGGGGGTCACTCCGCAGAAGCGTACTATTGATCGGAAAGTCGGAAAACTTTATGCGGACACCACAATGCGTATGATTGATTATCAGCCTATGATATGGCTGAGTTGGCGGAAAAAGAAAATGCGTGTCAGTCTTAATTATAACGGAAGAACCCGGCAGCCTTCTTTATCGGACTTAATGCCGTTGACGGATAATAGTGATCCGTTGTATATTACTCGTGGAAATCCGGATTTGAAACAGATGTTTATGCATACTATGCATGTGAGTTTTCAACATCCTTCAAAGGGAATATCCGCCAATCTGGGATGGCAAATGGAGAAGAACAGTGTCACACAAGTTGTTCTCTATGATGTGCAGACCGGCGGACGGGAGACATACCCTATAAATATCAATGGAAATTGGAATACATATGGTAGTGCTGACTGGTGGAAGCGTTTCGGACATTTTTCTTTAAAACTGAGTACCTCCGGAAGGCATAGTAATCGTGTCAGTATGATTAATGAGGATAGAAGTCAACAGCCGGAGAAAAGCACAACACGTGATACCGGGTTGAATTGCGAGATGGAAGCTTCTTATCAGCCCACTTGGGGAGGGTTTGATTTTTCTACTTCATGGGATTATCAGTATTCACTTAATTCTCTGAATGATAATAATACCTATACCCGCTATTATAATTTCCGTTTTGACGGCTATGTGGATTTTCCTTTCGGGTTGCAGTTGCGTACGGATGCAGGCTATATCTTGCGTAGCGGGACAAATATCCAGAAAGGAGAGGATGATGAGATTGTGTGGAATGCGAGGGCAACCTGGCGATTCTTGAAACAGAGAAAAGCTGAATTGTCGGCTTATTGGGCGGATATTCTTGGCAAACGGAAAAGTTATGCTCGTATGGCTACTTCCGACGGGTTCTATGAGTCTCGGACGCAGGAAATAAAAGGATATTTTATTGTAACTTTCAAATATAACTTTCGTCTGATGATGTGA
- a CDS encoding ABC transporter substrate-binding protein has protein sequence MIKQSIYTFILFSLLFLTSCISNKKTSLEAFNQDIYTPEYAAGFKILGSTNVQSTLIQVFNPWQGSKEVEMSYFISRNGEQAPTGFTGPTIPAGAKRIVCMSSSYIAMLDALGQVNRIVAVSGIDYVSNPYILAHKDSIKDMGPEMNYELLLGLKPDIVLLYGIGDAQTAITDKLKELSIPYIYMGEYLEESPLGKAEWMVVLSELTDSREKGIEIFSEIPKRYLSLKALTESVGQCPTVMFNMPWNDSWVMPSTKSYMAQLVADAGAEYIYKENSSNSSTPIGLETAYGLIQKADYWINVGSATSLDELKTVNPKFADAKAVRERTVYNNNLRLTPTGGNDYWESAVVHPDMVLRDLIHIFHPELVPDSLYYYRHLE, from the coding sequence ATGATAAAACAATCCATTTACACTTTCATTCTATTCTCCTTGCTATTTTTGACAAGTTGTATTTCTAACAAGAAGACTTCTCTCGAAGCATTCAATCAAGATATATATACTCCTGAATATGCGGCAGGATTTAAGATATTAGGCTCAACCAATGTCCAAAGTACTCTGATACAGGTATTCAACCCATGGCAGGGATCCAAAGAGGTAGAAATGTCCTACTTCATATCACGAAATGGAGAGCAGGCACCCACCGGATTCACCGGTCCTACCATTCCTGCCGGAGCAAAGCGCATTGTATGTATGTCTTCTTCCTACATCGCCATGCTCGATGCACTAGGACAGGTAAACCGAATCGTGGCGGTATCGGGCATCGACTATGTATCGAACCCATATATCCTTGCGCATAAGGACTCTATCAAGGACATGGGACCTGAGATGAATTATGAACTGTTGCTGGGATTGAAGCCGGACATCGTTCTGCTATACGGTATCGGAGACGCACAGACCGCCATAACGGACAAGCTGAAAGAGCTATCCATTCCCTATATTTATATGGGTGAATACTTGGAGGAATCACCGCTAGGCAAAGCCGAATGGATGGTTGTTTTGTCCGAACTGACGGACAGCCGAGAGAAGGGTATCGAAATATTCAGTGAAATTCCGAAGCGTTATCTGTCATTGAAAGCACTCACGGAATCGGTCGGACAATGCCCGACAGTTATGTTCAACATGCCGTGGAACGACAGTTGGGTGATGCCTTCTACAAAAAGCTATATGGCGCAACTGGTAGCGGATGCGGGTGCAGAGTATATCTACAAAGAAAACAGTTCCAACAGTTCAACCCCGATTGGACTGGAAACGGCTTACGGGCTGATACAAAAAGCGGATTATTGGATTAATGTAGGTTCGGCAACGAGTCTGGATGAGTTGAAAACCGTCAATCCGAAATTCGCAGATGCGAAAGCTGTACGTGAACGGACGGTTTATAATAATAATTTGCGGCTGACCCCGACGGGCGGTAATGATTACTGGGAATCGGCAGTGGTACACCCTGACATGGTTCTACGCGACCTGATTCATATCTTCCATCCAGAACTGGTACCGGATTCACTCTATTATTACAGGCATCTGGAATGA
- a CDS encoding FecCD family ABC transporter permease, which yields MKQPHKHTALLFIALGIVAVLLLLIDMATGDTYIPILKVWAVLTGGEYDETTRNILLSIRFIRVVVAGLIGVALSVSGLQMQTVFQNPLADPYLLGVSSGAGLGVALFILGTPLLGWTNFPLLQSMGIVGSGWIGTTVILLGVAVISRKVKNILGVLIMGVMIGYVAGAIIQILQYLSSAEQLKMFTLWSMGSLSHITATQLGVMIPMLCIGLLISVACIKSLNLLLLGENYARTMGMNIKRSRTFIFVSTALLTGTVTAFCGPVGFIGLAVPHVTRLLFNNADHRILVPGTMLTGLISMLLCDIIAKSFLLPVNCITALLGVPVILWVIAKNLRRFK from the coding sequence ATGAAGCAACCTCATAAACATACCGCCCTTTTATTTATTGCATTAGGTATCGTTGCCGTACTATTATTATTGATAGACATGGCAACAGGAGATACGTACATCCCTATCTTGAAAGTATGGGCGGTGCTCACCGGCGGCGAATATGACGAAACGACGCGCAATATCCTACTTTCCATCCGGTTCATACGGGTAGTAGTGGCGGGACTGATAGGCGTGGCGCTTTCCGTCAGCGGCCTGCAGATGCAGACAGTTTTTCAGAATCCGCTGGCAGACCCTTATCTGCTGGGAGTCAGTTCGGGCGCAGGACTGGGAGTGGCTCTGTTTATACTAGGCACTCCGTTGCTCGGATGGACGAACTTCCCGCTTCTCCAATCAATGGGTATCGTCGGTTCGGGATGGATAGGAACGACTGTCATCCTATTGGGAGTAGCCGTCATCAGCCGGAAAGTGAAAAATATTCTCGGCGTGCTGATTATGGGGGTTATGATAGGATACGTGGCAGGTGCCATTATCCAGATTCTGCAATATCTGAGTTCTGCCGAACAACTGAAAATGTTCACGCTTTGGTCGATGGGCTCGCTCAGCCATATCACTGCCACCCAACTGGGAGTCATGATTCCGATGTTGTGCATAGGTCTGCTGATCTCCGTAGCTTGCATCAAGTCACTGAACCTATTGCTGCTCGGTGAGAACTACGCGCGGACAATGGGAATGAACATCAAGCGTTCACGCACCTTCATTTTCGTTTCTACCGCATTGCTGACAGGAACGGTCACTGCTTTCTGCGGTCCGGTAGGTTTCATCGGGCTGGCTGTGCCACACGTCACCCGGTTGCTGTTCAACAATGCCGACCACCGGATACTTGTTCCCGGCACCATGTTGACGGGACTTATCAGTATGCTTCTCTGTGACATTATCGCCAAGAGCTTCCTGCTCCCGGTGAACTGCATCACTGCCCTGCTGGGTGTTCCGGTTATTTTATGGGTAATCGCTAAAAACTTGCGTAGATTCAAATGA
- a CDS encoding ABC transporter ATP-binding protein, protein MIELKELTLGYGQRTLLEMVNARMTGGQLIALLGRNGAGKSTLLRAMMGLEKPQSGEIILQGKKIASLKPEKLARSISFVTTDKVRIANLRCKDVVSMGRAPYTNWIGQLRPEDEMRVDTAIQLVGMSAYAEKTMDKMSDGECQRIMIARALAQDTPVILLDEPTAFLDLPNRYELCLLLKRLAQEEDKCILFSTHDLDIALSLCDSIMLIDNPHMYTLPTPEMVASGHIERLFRNESVTFDAQKMRVRIK, encoded by the coding sequence ATGATAGAGCTTAAAGAACTGACATTAGGGTATGGACAGCGTACGCTGTTAGAGATGGTAAATGCCCGGATGACGGGCGGACAACTCATCGCCCTGCTGGGACGCAACGGGGCAGGAAAGAGTACATTGCTCCGTGCCATGATGGGACTGGAAAAGCCACAGTCGGGAGAAATCATCCTACAAGGCAAGAAAATAGCCTCGTTGAAACCGGAAAAACTAGCCCGTAGCATCAGCTTTGTAACGACAGACAAAGTACGCATCGCCAATCTTCGCTGTAAAGATGTAGTGTCTATGGGGCGCGCCCCTTATACAAACTGGATCGGACAACTACGACCGGAAGACGAAATGCGGGTAGATACTGCCATACAGCTGGTCGGTATGTCCGCTTATGCGGAAAAAACCATGGATAAGATGTCCGACGGCGAATGTCAACGAATCATGATTGCCCGGGCGTTAGCCCAGGACACCCCTGTCATCCTGCTCGACGAACCCACCGCCTTTCTCGACTTGCCTAACCGTTACGAACTCTGCCTGCTCCTGAAGAGACTGGCACAGGAAGAGGACAAATGTATCCTATTTTCCACACACGACCTCGACATAGCGCTGTCACTCTGCGACTCTATCATGCTGATAGACAACCCGCATATGTATACACTGCCTACTCCGGAAATGGTAGCGAGCGGACATATCGAAAGACTGTTCCGAAACGAGTCGGTGACATTCGACGCACAAAAGATGAGGGTACGTATAAAATAA
- a CDS encoding TonB-dependent receptor produces the protein MLSIQVHSYNKHCIHLRWILCLILSLFTTLPAISQSRVRHQTSLSDTLLKLKEVTIYSNRIQKKMSPVQILSGKELEKLNVYSVADALRYFSGVQIKDYGGIGGLKTVNIRSMGSHHVGVFYDGIELGNAQNGVVDLGRFSLDNMEVISLYNGQKSAIFQPAKDYSSASAIYMQTRKPIFKGEKKNNLNIGVKGGSFSTINPSLLWEHRFNERISSSISTEYMYTSGRYKFTYAKKDGYDTTAVRQNGDVRMLRLENAFFGKVPKGEWKAKAYLYNSERGYPGAAVREEPGKFRHQDRQWDTNLFVQGSFQNYFKPWYSLLANGKYAYDYLHYLSDPRLDVTTMYVDNHYRQQEIYASAAHLFTIYPWWSMSLSNDFQWNTLRADLIDFVYPTRNTILTSAATSFDFNRLMLQASLLYTHVDDNTRTKGANAGTKNKYTPSVIATWQPLTKLPLNVRAFYKKVFRMPTLNDLYYTFIGNKDLKPEYTTQYDVGITFSHTWNNHWLKSLDLQIDGYYNEVDDKIIAMPTSNQFRWTMINLGHVEIRGLDAAIRGEWGFGKVELSTLFNYTYQKAQDFTDPTSEWYGGQIPYIPWHGGSIILNGSYQTWSCNYSFIYTGERYEAVANIPENYAQPWYTHDFSLSKTFQWGKTGIRVTAEINNIFNQQYEVVQCYPMPGTSFKIKLNVML, from the coding sequence ATGCTTTCTATTCAAGTCCATTCATACAATAAGCATTGTATCCATTTACGGTGGATATTATGTTTGATTCTATCTCTATTTACCACATTACCGGCCATTTCCCAGTCCAGAGTTCGGCATCAGACTTCTCTGTCTGATACACTTCTCAAACTCAAAGAAGTTACTATCTACAGCAACCGGATACAAAAAAAGATGTCTCCTGTACAGATTCTGTCCGGCAAAGAACTGGAGAAGCTCAATGTTTACTCCGTTGCTGATGCTTTGCGCTACTTTTCCGGAGTACAGATAAAAGATTACGGAGGTATTGGAGGACTAAAAACCGTCAATATACGAAGTATGGGCAGTCATCATGTCGGAGTATTTTATGATGGTATTGAATTAGGAAATGCGCAAAATGGAGTCGTCGATCTAGGCCGGTTTTCATTAGATAATATGGAAGTCATTTCACTGTATAATGGTCAAAAAAGTGCCATCTTCCAACCTGCCAAAGATTATAGTTCCGCAAGTGCCATATATATGCAGACACGAAAGCCCATATTCAAAGGGGAAAAGAAAAACAATCTGAACATCGGGGTGAAAGGCGGTTCATTCTCCACCATCAATCCGTCACTACTTTGGGAACACCGTTTCAACGAACGAATAAGCAGTTCCATCAGTACGGAGTATATGTATACATCAGGACGATATAAATTCACATACGCCAAGAAAGATGGTTACGACACAACAGCTGTTCGTCAAAATGGAGACGTAAGAATGTTACGTTTGGAGAATGCATTCTTCGGAAAAGTCCCCAAAGGAGAATGGAAAGCCAAAGCATACCTATACAACTCGGAACGGGGATACCCCGGAGCTGCGGTAAGAGAAGAACCGGGTAAGTTTCGCCATCAGGACCGGCAATGGGATACCAATCTGTTTGTGCAAGGATCTTTTCAAAACTATTTTAAGCCTTGGTACAGTCTGCTAGCCAACGGAAAATATGCTTATGACTATCTCCACTATTTATCCGATCCCAGACTGGATGTCACCACCATGTATGTAGACAATCACTACCGACAGCAAGAAATCTATGCTTCGGCCGCCCATTTATTCACCATCTATCCCTGGTGGAGTATGTCATTATCCAACGATTTTCAATGGAATACATTACGGGCCGATCTCATAGATTTTGTCTATCCAACCCGTAATACAATCCTGACTTCTGCTGCCACGTCCTTTGACTTCAACCGCCTCATGTTGCAGGCGAGCCTGTTATATACTCATGTCGACGACAATACACGTACCAAAGGAGCCAATGCAGGCACCAAAAACAAATACACTCCGTCTGTCATAGCCACCTGGCAACCATTGACCAAGCTCCCTCTGAATGTACGAGCCTTTTATAAGAAAGTCTTTCGTATGCCGACTCTCAATGATTTGTATTATACTTTTATAGGCAATAAGGACTTAAAACCAGAATATACCACCCAATACGATGTGGGTATCACTTTCTCTCACACCTGGAATAACCATTGGCTGAAAAGCCTGGACTTACAAATAGATGGTTACTATAATGAAGTAGATGATAAAATCATTGCCATGCCTACCTCCAACCAGTTCCGTTGGACTATGATTAATCTCGGACATGTGGAAATTCGGGGATTAGACGCAGCCATACGAGGAGAATGGGGCTTCGGAAAGGTGGAACTTAGCACTCTCTTCAACTACACCTATCAAAAGGCACAGGATTTTACCGATCCTACCAGTGAATGGTATGGAGGCCAGATTCCTTATATACCTTGGCATGGAGGTTCCATCATCCTCAATGGAAGTTACCAAACATGGTCCTGTAACTATAGTTTCATTTATACAGGTGAACGTTATGAAGCAGTCGCCAATATCCCGGAGAACTACGCACAGCCTTGGTATACTCACGATTTTTCCCTATCCAAAACTTTTCAATGGGGGAAAACGGGAATACGTGTAACGGCAGAAATTAATAATATCTTCAATCAGCAATATGAAGTAGTGCAATGCTATCCT